One window of the Synechococcus sp. CC9311 genome contains the following:
- the rplK gene encoding 50S ribosomal protein L11, whose amino-acid sequence MAKKVVAVIKLALQAGKANPAPPVGPALGQHGVNIMAFCKEYNARTQDKAGYVIPVEISVFEDRSFTFITKTPPASVLITKAAGIQKGSGESAKGSVGSINRSQLEEIAKTKLPDLNCTSVESAMRVIEGTARNMGVAISD is encoded by the coding sequence ATGGCCAAGAAAGTCGTAGCTGTGATCAAGCTGGCCCTTCAGGCCGGCAAAGCCAACCCCGCACCACCGGTGGGCCCTGCCCTCGGTCAGCATGGGGTCAACATCATGGCGTTCTGCAAGGAGTACAACGCTCGTACCCAGGACAAGGCCGGATACGTGATACCGGTTGAGATTTCGGTTTTTGAAGACCGCAGTTTCACCTTCATTACGAAAACCCCGCCTGCCTCGGTTCTGATTACCAAGGCCGCTGGAATTCAAAAGGGTTCCGGTGAGTCCGCAAAGGGCAGTGTTGGCTCCATCAATCGCTCCCAGCTTGAGGAGATCGCCAAGACCAAGCTTCCCGACCTCAACTGCACCAGTGTTGAGTCGGCGATGCGCGTCATTGAAGGTACCGCCCGCAACATGGGTGTTGCCATTAGCGACTGA
- the nusG gene encoding transcription termination/antitermination protein NusG, giving the protein MSDLDTTQQESTEVLDLPAPNEGEVGTLESMPARTSVARWYAVQVASSCEKKVKATLEQRAVTLGVSNRILEIEIPETPAVKVKKDGSRQSTEEKVFPGYVLVRMVLDEDTMMAVRSTPNVINFVGAEDRRATGKARGHIKPRPLSRQEVDRIFKRAAEKKTVVKVDLAEGDQILVTAGPFKDFQGEVIEVSGERSKLKALLSIFGRETPVELEFSQISKQN; this is encoded by the coding sequence GTGTCTGACCTCGATACCACCCAGCAGGAGAGCACCGAGGTGCTTGATCTGCCAGCACCCAATGAGGGAGAGGTCGGCACGCTTGAGTCGATGCCTGCACGCACATCTGTCGCCCGTTGGTACGCGGTGCAGGTGGCCTCAAGCTGTGAGAAAAAGGTGAAGGCCACCCTTGAGCAGCGCGCCGTCACGCTTGGGGTCAGTAATCGCATTCTTGAGATCGAAATTCCTGAGACGCCGGCGGTCAAAGTCAAAAAAGACGGCAGTCGTCAATCAACCGAGGAGAAGGTGTTCCCGGGTTACGTGCTGGTCAGGATGGTCCTGGACGAAGACACAATGATGGCGGTGAGAAGCACGCCAAACGTCATCAATTTTGTTGGTGCAGAAGACCGTCGTGCCACGGGTAAGGCCCGTGGCCATATCAAGCCCCGTCCCCTGAGTCGTCAGGAGGTGGATCGTATTTTCAAGCGCGCAGCCGAGAAGAAGACCGTTGTCAAAGTCGATCTCGCAGAGGGCGATCAAATCTTGGTGACCGCCGGTCCTTTCAAAGACTTCCAAGGCGAGGTGATTGAGGTGTCTGGAGAACGCAGCAAGCTCAAAGCGTTGTTGTCGATCTTCGGTCGAGAAACTCCGGTCGAACTTGAGTTCTCTCAGATCAGTAAACAGAACTGA
- the secE gene encoding preprotein translocase subunit SecE: MTSPTSEDTETVSPQTPAETGRRGGFLAATFEELKLVVWPSRQQLFSESVAVILMVSLSAAAISALSRFYGWAASQVFR, encoded by the coding sequence GTGACCAGCCCTACTTCCGAGGACACCGAAACAGTTTCCCCACAAACACCGGCTGAAACAGGCCGGAGGGGTGGTTTTTTGGCTGCCACTTTCGAAGAGCTGAAGCTGGTGGTCTGGCCCAGTCGCCAGCAACTGTTCAGTGAATCAGTGGCTGTGATCTTGATGGTGAGCCTCTCGGCCGCTGCCATTTCAGCCCTCAGCCGTTTTTACGGTTGGGCCGCCTCTCAGGTGTTCCGTTGA